From a region of the uncultured Desulfatiglans sp. genome:
- a CDS encoding hypothetical protein (Evidence 5 : Unknown function), which translates to MASIADLGVNPRVCLCGGLQLSSMQTLDLLDIGEPDPDAKRRDRAREAPREKILVSR; encoded by the coding sequence ATGGCCTCTATTGCCGACCTCGGAGTCAATCCGCGCGTTTGCTTGTGCGGCGGCCTGCAGCTGAGCTCCATGCAAACGCTTGATCTCCTCGATATCGGCGAACCGGATCCCGACGCGAAGCGGCGGGACCGAGCACGCGAAGCGCCCCGTGAGAAAATCCTCGTTTCCCGATGA
- a CDS encoding Acetyltransferase, GNAT family, translating to MKDDAIKIRLMKADDFEAVLEIDEKVVKESRHEYYKAKFEKLFETKDYVPVSLVAEKEDGSVAGFVMGELYMGQYGIFQQEATLDTIGVDPDFQHQGIGARLIAEFVDHLKRVGVKKINTLVAWNDPKLIQFFSANRFNPSMTINLERNI from the coding sequence ATGAAAGACGATGCCATAAAGATCAGGCTCATGAAAGCTGATGACTTCGAGGCCGTCCTCGAGATCGATGAAAAGGTCGTAAAGGAATCGCGCCACGAATACTACAAAGCGAAATTCGAGAAGCTTTTCGAGACGAAGGATTATGTCCCGGTGTCGCTGGTGGCCGAAAAAGAAGATGGAAGCGTCGCCGGCTTCGTCATGGGGGAACTCTACATGGGGCAGTATGGCATCTTCCAGCAGGAGGCCACGCTGGATACCATCGGTGTCGACCCCGATTTTCAGCATCAGGGGATCGGTGCCCGATTGATTGCGGAATTCGTCGATCACCTGAAACGAGTGGGAGTCAAGAAGATCAACACGCTGGTTGCCTGGAACGATCCCAAGTTGATCCAGTTTTTCAGTGCCAACAGGTTCAATCCATCCATGACGATCAATCTGGAGCGGAATATCTAG
- a CDS encoding hypothetical protein (Evidence 5 : Unknown function), with the protein MPSFYQKLSPQARGYPGRSTGVLLEHAVGLTAEALYNGFFLQGLSSESTDRRRGIRSSHMFESQTKKG; encoded by the coding sequence ATGCCTTCCTTCTACCAGAAATTGTCGCCTCAGGCCAGAGGATATCCGGGGCGATCAACAGGGGTGCTTCTTGAGCATGCGGTTGGGTTGACTGCGGAGGCGCTGTATAACGGATTCTTTTTGCAGGGTCTTTCCAGCGAATCGACCGATCGGCGGAGAGGGATACGAAGTTCACACATGTTCGAATCTCAAACGAAAAAGGGTTGA
- a CDS encoding putative Major facilitator superfamily MFS_1 (Evidence 3 : Putative function from multiple computational evidences), which produces MEGHQEPSTQGGPALKRQSFHWAWVILGTCFLDLFVNYSARLGYGVVLPEIIKDLDLSRTASGSIFNAYLFAYIALTPLTGYLTDRLGARRIITACAFILATGLFFMGRSHSLWTVLLSYAVVGLGATGMWTPVITVVQRWFAPHRRGLALGILSTGYGLGFATMGAAFPWIVSHFTWRHAWYFLAAGALGMVFLNGGLLRSSPEAAGAVPWGLKDIGIPLTTGGSKRKIPLRKVFRHRNFWLIGWSYFCASYGLYGITTFMVDYAKDQLGLPLEKASLLATVHGSCQVIGVLTMLPLSDYLGRRRTIIISNSMIAASLAGILLSGPSWQWLYLFVGAMAVFYGVTFPIYGASAGDYFPKEYMGSVIGMWTPFYGLGAIVANWVTGFLRDTTGRYNAAFVICTLAAILAVALVWFVRRPVTGETD; this is translated from the coding sequence TTGGAAGGGCATCAGGAACCTTCAACACAGGGAGGACCGGCGCTGAAACGGCAATCCTTTCACTGGGCCTGGGTGATTCTGGGGACCTGTTTCCTGGATCTCTTCGTCAATTACTCCGCCCGCCTCGGCTACGGCGTCGTCCTTCCCGAAATCATCAAGGACCTGGACCTCAGCCGCACCGCAAGCGGCTCCATCTTCAATGCCTATCTCTTCGCCTACATAGCCCTCACGCCCCTCACGGGTTATCTCACCGACCGTCTGGGGGCGAGACGCATCATCACCGCCTGCGCCTTCATCCTGGCGACCGGGCTTTTCTTTATGGGACGGTCGCATTCGCTCTGGACGGTCCTGTTATCCTATGCCGTCGTGGGACTCGGGGCTACAGGGATGTGGACGCCGGTCATCACGGTGGTCCAGCGCTGGTTCGCCCCTCACCGGCGGGGACTCGCCCTGGGAATCCTTTCGACGGGATACGGTCTGGGATTTGCGACCATGGGGGCGGCCTTTCCATGGATCGTCTCCCATTTCACCTGGCGCCATGCGTGGTATTTCTTGGCTGCCGGGGCCCTTGGCATGGTCTTCCTGAACGGCGGACTCCTGCGGAGCAGCCCCGAGGCGGCCGGCGCCGTGCCTTGGGGCCTGAAGGACATCGGCATCCCTCTGACGACGGGGGGTTCGAAACGGAAGATCCCACTCCGGAAGGTCTTCAGACACCGGAACTTCTGGCTCATCGGGTGGAGCTACTTTTGCGCCTCCTACGGCCTTTACGGGATCACCACCTTCATGGTCGACTATGCGAAGGACCAGCTCGGGCTGCCCCTCGAAAAGGCGAGTCTGCTGGCGACGGTGCACGGGTCCTGCCAGGTGATCGGCGTTCTCACGATGCTGCCCCTTTCGGACTATCTGGGCCGAAGGCGTACGATCATCATCTCCAATAGCATGATCGCCGCCAGCCTGGCAGGGATTCTTTTAAGCGGCCCCTCGTGGCAATGGCTCTACCTCTTCGTAGGGGCCATGGCCGTCTTTTACGGTGTCACCTTTCCGATTTACGGGGCATCGGCCGGCGATTATTTCCCGAAGGAGTACATGGGAAGCGTCATCGGGATGTGGACCCCGTTCTACGGGCTGGGGGCCATCGTGGCCAACTGGGTGACCGGTTTTCTGCGCGATACCACCGGCCGATACAATGCGGCCTTCGTCATCTGCACCCTCGCGGCCATCCTGGCGGTGGCCCTTGTCTGGTTCGTGAGAAGGCCGGTCACGGGCGAAACCGATTGA
- a CDS encoding conserved hypothetical protein (Evidence 4 : Unknown function but conserved in other organisms) — MPDRGRYLLIDVGAGTMDVLYWDAALDIHYKAVVKSPVRRLAEEASAIEGDILITGCEMGGGALGSILRGKADSARVVMTTEAAATLHHDMGKVRSWGIEVVDTAQALERMKNPGLKRLELADVDPERIRRLVESFGVPFAFDCVGLCAQDHGVAPPGVSHLDFRHRLFTEILDRSPSPSALLYRAEEVPAAMNRLKSLAESARKLPVEEGIYVMDSGMAAILGASRDRAARGKEKILVLDVATSHTVGAALERDEIVGFFEYHTRDITASNLDRLLKDLPEGRLSHEEILREGGHGAYTRRRFPWEDTLPIIATGPKRALLKDSRLPIVYGAPFGDNMMTGCGGLLEAIRGRQGLDPAEIV; from the coding sequence ATGCCGGATAGGGGACGTTATTTGTTGATCGATGTCGGCGCAGGCACCATGGATGTGCTCTATTGGGATGCCGCACTCGACATCCACTACAAGGCGGTGGTCAAATCACCCGTCCGGCGTCTGGCCGAGGAGGCATCGGCCATCGAGGGAGACATCCTCATCACCGGCTGCGAGATGGGCGGCGGAGCTCTCGGGAGCATTTTACGCGGCAAGGCCGATTCGGCCCGGGTGGTCATGACCACCGAGGCGGCTGCAACCCTCCATCACGACATGGGAAAGGTCCGCTCCTGGGGGATCGAGGTCGTGGATACAGCCCAAGCCTTGGAACGGATGAAAAACCCCGGTCTCAAACGGCTCGAACTGGCGGACGTCGACCCGGAGCGCATCCGCAGGCTCGTCGAAAGCTTCGGGGTGCCCTTCGCCTTCGATTGTGTCGGCCTCTGCGCCCAGGACCATGGCGTGGCCCCTCCGGGCGTGTCGCACCTCGACTTCCGGCATCGCCTTTTCACGGAGATCCTCGACCGCAGTCCCTCCCCATCCGCGCTTCTCTACCGCGCGGAGGAAGTGCCGGCTGCCATGAACCGCTTGAAATCGCTTGCGGAATCCGCCCGGAAACTGCCGGTGGAAGAAGGGATCTACGTCATGGACAGCGGGATGGCGGCCATTCTGGGGGCCTCACGCGACCGTGCCGCCCGCGGGAAAGAAAAGATCCTGGTGCTGGACGTGGCCACCTCCCACACCGTGGGAGCCGCGCTCGAAAGGGACGAAATCGTCGGATTCTTCGAGTATCATACGCGGGACATCACGGCCTCCAATCTCGACCGTCTGTTGAAAGACCTGCCCGAAGGAAGACTCAGCCACGAGGAAATCCTGCGCGAAGGCGGACACGGAGCGTATACCCGGCGGCGCTTCCCTTGGGAAGACACACTGCCGATCATCGCGACAGGACCCAAACGCGCCCTGTTGAAGGATTCCCGGCTACCCATCGTCTACGGCGCTCCTTTCGGGGACAACATGATGACCGGCTGCGGGGGGCTGCTCGAGGCCATCCGGGGCAGACAGGGGCTCGATCCGGCGGAGATTGTTTAA
- the ligA gene encoding DNA ligase, producing MSKPTPREIERVRHLRDEIRRHNHLYYVLDNPEISDAEYDRLFDELKALEEKYPELVTPDSPTQRVGAEPLEKFRTVRHTIPMLSLNKCTTEAEFRDFHRRVRDLLKVPETDIHYTVEPKFDGLAVEVRYEKGAYSLGATRGDGTVGEDVTQNLKTVKSIPLKLMENPVPNMIEVRGEIIMSKEDFAALNRDRADRGEPLFANPRNAAAGSVRQLDPRITASRPLGMFAYGIGRMDSRQPATQWETLEALKKLGFRVSPHIRLCRSADEVHAFYQEILEVRDSLPYEIDGIVIKVDAFDFQRSLGELSRSPRWAVAWKFPPQQEHTVVKDILVSVGRTGALTPVALLEPVRVAGVEVSRATLHNEDEVHKKDVRVGDTVVIQRAGDVIPEVVKVIRSKRRGDPPPFTMPETCPVCGSKVERLPGEAIHRCTGIACPAQIKEHLAHFVSKGAMDMEGLGYKFLEQMVDRGIIQDPADLYFLTREDLMKMDRMGDKLAENLLAAIENSRNPTLTSLIYALGIRNVGRHLAGVLAHHFHSIENLARQNQEDLEEVHEIGPTIALSVTHFFHNPKNIAFLEKLRKGGVTFPVEKTESRNASLAGKTFVLTGALEGYTREEARRLIENLGGRVAGSVSRKTDYVVAGRDPGSKLDQAQRLGITILDEAAFREITGG from the coding sequence ATGAGCAAGCCCACACCCCGGGAAATCGAACGTGTCAGGCACCTGCGTGACGAAATCCGGCGGCATAACCACCTGTATTACGTCCTCGACAATCCCGAGATATCGGATGCCGAATATGACCGGCTCTTCGACGAACTGAAGGCCCTCGAAGAGAAATACCCCGAACTGGTCACGCCCGACTCGCCCACCCAGAGAGTCGGAGCGGAACCGCTTGAAAAATTCAGGACGGTTCGTCACACCATCCCCATGCTGAGCCTCAACAAGTGCACCACCGAGGCCGAATTTCGGGATTTTCACCGGCGGGTCAGGGATCTCCTGAAGGTGCCCGAAACGGATATCCATTACACCGTCGAGCCCAAATTCGATGGCCTGGCGGTCGAGGTCCGATACGAAAAAGGGGCATATTCCCTCGGGGCGACCCGAGGAGACGGGACGGTCGGTGAGGATGTGACACAGAATCTCAAGACCGTCAAATCCATCCCGCTGAAGCTCATGGAAAACCCGGTGCCCAATATGATCGAGGTGCGGGGTGAAATCATCATGAGCAAGGAGGATTTCGCAGCGCTCAACCGGGACCGCGCGGACCGCGGAGAACCCCTTTTCGCCAACCCGCGCAACGCCGCAGCAGGGTCCGTGCGGCAGTTGGACCCGCGCATCACCGCCTCACGCCCTCTGGGCATGTTCGCCTACGGCATCGGCCGGATGGATTCCCGCCAACCGGCGACCCAGTGGGAAACACTTGAAGCCCTGAAAAAACTGGGGTTCAGAGTCAGCCCACACATCCGCCTCTGCAGAAGCGCCGACGAGGTGCACGCCTTCTATCAAGAGATCCTGGAGGTCCGTGACAGCCTTCCCTATGAAATCGACGGCATCGTCATCAAGGTGGACGCCTTCGACTTTCAGCGTAGCCTCGGAGAACTCAGCCGAAGCCCTCGATGGGCTGTCGCGTGGAAGTTTCCGCCCCAGCAGGAACACACCGTTGTCAAGGATATCCTCGTCAGCGTGGGGCGCACGGGCGCCTTGACCCCCGTCGCGCTGCTCGAGCCGGTCCGGGTGGCAGGCGTGGAGGTGAGCCGCGCCACCCTCCACAACGAAGACGAGGTCCACAAGAAGGACGTGCGGGTGGGGGACACCGTCGTTATCCAGAGGGCGGGGGACGTCATCCCCGAGGTGGTCAAGGTCATCCGCTCCAAACGCCGGGGCGACCCGCCGCCCTTTACCATGCCGGAGACCTGCCCGGTATGCGGCTCCAAGGTCGAGCGGCTGCCGGGTGAGGCGATCCACCGCTGCACGGGCATTGCCTGCCCAGCGCAGATCAAAGAGCATCTAGCCCATTTCGTCTCCAAAGGGGCCATGGATATGGAAGGACTCGGCTACAAGTTCCTCGAGCAGATGGTGGACAGAGGGATCATCCAGGATCCGGCCGACCTCTATTTTCTCACCAGGGAAGACCTCATGAAGATGGACCGCATGGGGGACAAGCTGGCTGAGAACCTCCTGGCGGCCATTGAAAACAGCCGGAATCCTACACTCACGAGCCTCATTTACGCCCTTGGGATCAGAAACGTCGGGAGGCATTTGGCCGGTGTGCTCGCACACCATTTCCATTCCATCGAAAACCTCGCCCGCCAAAACCAGGAAGACCTCGAAGAGGTGCACGAGATCGGACCCACCATCGCCCTCAGCGTGACCCATTTCTTCCACAACCCCAAGAACATCGCCTTCCTCGAAAAGCTGAGGAAAGGCGGGGTGACCTTTCCCGTCGAGAAGACGGAGTCACGGAATGCATCCCTTGCCGGGAAGACCTTCGTGCTGACCGGGGCGCTCGAAGGATATACACGGGAAGAGGCGCGGCGCCTGATCGAAAACCTCGGCGGCAGGGTCGCCGGTTCGGTCAGCCGCAAAACGGATTACGTAGTGGCCGGCCGGGATCCGGGGTCGAAGCTTGACCAGGCCCAGCGCCTGGGGATCACGATCCTTGACGAGGCGGCGTTTCGTGAGATCACGGGCGGGTGA
- a CDS encoding conserved membrane hypothetical protein (Evidence 4 : Unknown function but conserved in other organisms) — MENMQDIRKHYRFSTLDEKNLAELANSLLPYEDQLAEDFYSYLLESPRTASYFTTEAAVAKRKRTIKSWFRDLLTAEYDHRYLLRLQRIGKIHVKIGLNGHYVNAAMNFIRTFCISHLVAEVQDTSRRQDLVETMNKVLDISLDVMTSSYREAELKKVFISHRAELWLVRWAERLLHGLNLVLMVGLVLMSAGVAGLLVSDILYALRETLETGIIRALGSLLILWMMIELLHTQVEHLRGGGFRVQVFVELALVAFIRKLFVAAIDEKDAVTFALLIGGLLVLGIVFYLTAKIEPRSRS; from the coding sequence ATGGAAAACATGCAGGATATTCGCAAGCACTACCGGTTTTCGACGCTCGACGAGAAAAATCTCGCGGAGCTTGCGAACAGCCTGCTGCCGTATGAAGATCAGTTGGCCGAGGATTTTTACAGCTACCTTCTGGAAAGCCCGCGGACCGCTTCCTACTTCACCACCGAGGCCGCCGTCGCCAAGCGCAAACGCACCATCAAGAGCTGGTTTCGAGACCTCCTGACCGCGGAATACGATCACCGGTATCTGCTTCGCCTGCAGCGGATCGGCAAGATCCACGTGAAGATCGGACTGAATGGGCATTATGTCAACGCGGCCATGAATTTCATCCGAACCTTCTGCATCAGCCACCTCGTCGCAGAGGTGCAGGACACCTCCCGCCGCCAGGACCTGGTGGAGACCATGAACAAGGTCCTCGACATCAGTCTGGACGTCATGACGAGCTCCTACCGGGAGGCCGAACTCAAGAAGGTGTTCATTTCGCACCGGGCGGAACTCTGGCTGGTGCGCTGGGCCGAGCGCCTGCTTCACGGCCTGAATCTGGTGCTCATGGTAGGGCTGGTGCTCATGTCTGCAGGAGTGGCGGGGCTCCTGGTCTCGGACATCCTTTATGCGCTGCGGGAGACCCTCGAGACCGGCATTATCCGCGCCCTCGGCTCCCTGCTGATCCTGTGGATGATGATCGAACTCCTTCACACCCAGGTGGAGCATCTCCGAGGGGGCGGCTTCCGTGTCCAGGTCTTTGTCGAACTGGCGTTAGTCGCCTTTATCCGCAAGCTGTTCGTGGCGGCCATCGATGAAAAGGATGCCGTCACCTTCGCCCTGCTGATCGGCGGCCTGCTGGTCCTAGGCATCGTCTTTTATCTGACCGCCAAGATCGAGCCTCGCAGCCGGTCCTGA
- a CDS encoding hypothetical protein (Evidence 5 : Unknown function), whose amino-acid sequence MKDRSFKRHTIRRVLAGITALAWLAVFSSGCSEDERLKREIREDARAGRFDEAVAKAREHFAADKLTLMVLLETIDIERNRAEKTTYRHHLTLEAVAWEKTDSGVSLSGGIRNSGDRTLTGYGIQATLLRDIERKETFFFARIAQVPPGGLGIFRYDRKTRAPFDHVLLEIHDFGIEDD is encoded by the coding sequence ATGAAGGATCGTTCTTTCAAAAGACACACCATCAGGAGGGTGCTGGCCGGCATCACTGCACTGGCATGGCTGGCGGTGTTCTCATCAGGCTGCTCCGAGGACGAGCGGCTGAAGCGGGAGATCCGTGAAGATGCCAGGGCTGGACGCTTCGATGAGGCCGTCGCGAAGGCGCGCGAGCACTTTGCGGCGGACAAGCTCACGCTCATGGTCCTGCTCGAAACCATCGACATCGAGCGCAATCGCGCCGAGAAAACAACCTACCGGCACCACCTCACCCTCGAAGCAGTGGCGTGGGAAAAGACGGACTCCGGGGTTTCCCTTTCGGGCGGGATACGCAATTCCGGGGACCGGACCCTGACCGGTTACGGCATCCAGGCGACCCTGCTGCGGGACATCGAGCGGAAGGAGACCTTTTTCTTCGCTCGAATCGCACAGGTGCCCCCCGGGGGTCTCGGCATCTTCCGCTACGATAGAAAAACCCGGGCGCCGTTCGATCACGTGCTGCTCGAAATTCATGATTTCGGGATCGAAGACGACTGA
- a CDS encoding TRAP transporter substrate-binding protein: MKKNPLRQGILTLLSAALFLIAATPVLAEKAEYSMVIAHLYPADMESNEVHPALVRFADIVETQTGGAVEVKIFGAMQLGTEIEYTAKAQQGKTVQAAVLSSGAFSSFFRKYQVITTPFLFDDYNTAWAFFDSEWYAGFMDEMRKATGLRWLGTFDEGGGFVAFTNNKRLIKTPEDMKGLRIRVEENPAHIAVMESLGAKAVPLEWGQVPTALQTGVADGQFNAPGLNTAMRFWDTCKYTTWTGHIYNTGNWLVNDVWFKSLPETYQQIILRAARQAIGYARGVAAHLCYLGWQEGTRKYKDHYIPSSQEKEAFKKLMRPAFFTWATKDFGLAPELLNEVWSTVDGISKGLDQEYHDKWGR; the protein is encoded by the coding sequence ATGAAAAAAAATCCCCTGCGCCAAGGCATCCTGACGCTGTTGTCTGCCGCGCTGTTTTTGATTGCGGCAACCCCGGTCCTGGCGGAAAAGGCTGAATACAGCATGGTGATCGCCCACCTGTATCCTGCCGACATGGAGAGCAACGAGGTGCATCCAGCCCTCGTCCGCTTTGCCGATATCGTCGAGACCCAGACCGGCGGCGCCGTGGAGGTCAAGATCTTCGGTGCCATGCAGCTGGGGACCGAGATCGAATACACCGCCAAGGCGCAACAGGGGAAAACCGTGCAGGCCGCCGTCCTCTCCTCAGGCGCCTTTTCCTCTTTCTTCCGAAAATACCAGGTGATTACAACGCCCTTCCTTTTCGACGATTACAATACCGCCTGGGCCTTTTTCGACAGCGAATGGTATGCGGGCTTCATGGACGAGATGCGGAAGGCGACCGGTCTGCGCTGGCTGGGGACCTTCGATGAAGGCGGCGGGTTCGTGGCCTTCACCAACAACAAGCGGCTCATCAAAACGCCTGAAGACATGAAGGGTTTGAGGATCCGCGTCGAGGAAAACCCAGCCCACATCGCCGTCATGGAATCACTCGGCGCCAAGGCCGTCCCGCTCGAATGGGGCCAAGTCCCCACCGCCCTTCAGACAGGGGTCGCCGACGGTCAGTTCAACGCGCCTGGGCTCAACACCGCGATGCGCTTTTGGGACACGTGCAAATACACCACCTGGACGGGCCACATCTACAATACGGGCAACTGGTTGGTCAACGACGTGTGGTTCAAGAGTCTGCCCGAAACCTATCAGCAGATCATCCTGCGCGCCGCCCGCCAGGCCATCGGCTATGCCCGCGGGGTCGCGGCACACCTTTGCTACCTCGGCTGGCAGGAAGGCACCCGGAAGTACAAGGACCATTACATCCCGAGCAGTCAGGAAAAAGAGGCCTTCAAGAAACTCATGCGTCCGGCCTTTTTCACCTGGGCGACAAAGGATTTCGGTCTCGCCCCTGAACTGCTCAACGAGGTCTGGTCCACGGTAGACGGCATCAGCAAAGGACTTGACCAGGAATATCATGACAAGTGGGGCCGTTAG
- a CDS encoding membrane hypothetical protein (Evidence 5 : Unknown function) has protein sequence MGPLAGPIPAAMELIVSFSDKLNGIVLRVCGAMVAVLLVINIYGVFFRYALNDPLPWPLPVSRILLVWIALLGISVALKAGEHVAVEGVVRSLPEQYERTIRVGGYAVTGIWLAVVLWQGWLATVAADQMMMISAKLQLSFKWRLAAVPISAAVQIVHVLACPAIIQAAMEERAEKHP, from the coding sequence GTGGGGCCGTTAGCAGGCCCCATCCCCGCCGCCATGGAACTGATCGTCTCCTTCAGCGATAAACTGAACGGCATCGTGCTTCGCGTCTGCGGAGCCATGGTGGCAGTACTCCTCGTCATCAATATCTACGGGGTCTTCTTCCGTTATGCGCTGAACGACCCCCTGCCCTGGCCCCTGCCTGTTTCGCGCATCCTGCTCGTCTGGATCGCGCTCCTCGGGATCAGCGTCGCCCTCAAGGCCGGTGAGCATGTCGCCGTCGAAGGGGTCGTTCGCTCCCTGCCCGAACAATACGAAAGAACCATCCGGGTGGGCGGCTACGCGGTCACAGGGATCTGGCTCGCAGTGGTCCTCTGGCAGGGCTGGCTCGCCACCGTTGCGGCCGATCAGATGATGATGATCTCAGCGAAGTTACAGCTCTCCTTCAAATGGCGGCTGGCCGCCGTCCCGATCAGCGCCGCCGTCCAGATCGTCCACGTTCTTGCCTGTCCTGCGATCATCCAGGCCGCCATGGAAGAAAGAGCGGAGAAGCATCCATGA
- a CDS encoding TRAP transporter large transmembrane protein encodes MTTVLIVFVLLLILAVPIGYIMGISSLIGLFQMGGWEYLEPVAVSLHSGTSGYILVSIPFFVLTAEILNQSGMTTRLVAFADSLFGHLRGGLSHVNIFVSILFAGLTGTAITDTVAVGGILIPAMKKQGYTAGYAAAVTAASSVIGPIIPPSVVMVIYASILRLSVPALFAAALIPGLLCGLGLLVQSWVLSTRRNYPKSSRATLGTVARAAIQATPPMGVGIFILGCILFGITDVSEAAAGGALYALLLGWIGYRSLGLREIWQSMLNTVVLSGVIFLLIGAAAALGWFITLSGVVEETGKWVASLDASPYIILTLVDAVVLIAGMFIDVIPAALVLGPVLSPAMTQLGVDPIHFAMVMMVGLNIGNTTPPMGMSLMTASRIARIPYESCMKDAGWFICAEIGILLLVTYLPVFSLWLPQLLGYTN; translated from the coding sequence ATGACGACCGTCCTCATCGTCTTCGTCCTTCTCCTCATTCTGGCCGTCCCGATCGGTTACATCATGGGCATCTCGTCTCTGATCGGGCTCTTCCAGATGGGCGGCTGGGAATACCTGGAGCCTGTGGCCGTATCGCTCCATTCCGGCACATCCGGGTACATTCTCGTCTCGATCCCTTTCTTCGTCCTCACGGCGGAGATCCTGAATCAATCCGGCATGACCACCAGGCTCGTGGCCTTCGCCGACAGCCTTTTCGGGCACCTGAGAGGCGGGCTGAGCCATGTCAACATCTTCGTCAGCATCCTGTTCGCCGGTCTGACCGGCACCGCGATCACCGATACCGTAGCCGTAGGCGGCATCCTCATCCCCGCCATGAAAAAACAGGGGTACACCGCCGGCTATGCCGCAGCTGTCACCGCCGCCTCGTCGGTCATCGGACCGATCATACCCCCGAGCGTCGTGATGGTGATCTACGCGAGCATCCTGAGGCTTTCGGTCCCGGCCCTCTTCGCTGCGGCCCTCATCCCCGGCCTCCTGTGCGGCCTGGGCCTGCTGGTCCAAAGCTGGGTCCTGAGCACGCGGCGGAACTACCCGAAATCGAGCCGCGCCACTCTCGGGACGGTAGCCCGTGCAGCCATCCAAGCCACACCGCCCATGGGCGTGGGGATTTTCATCCTCGGCTGCATCCTCTTCGGCATCACGGATGTCTCGGAGGCCGCCGCCGGCGGCGCTCTCTATGCGCTCCTTCTCGGCTGGATAGGGTACCGGAGCCTCGGTCTGCGGGAGATCTGGCAATCGATGCTGAACACCGTCGTACTCTCGGGGGTGATCTTCCTGCTCATCGGGGCCGCCGCGGCCCTGGGCTGGTTCATCACGCTGTCGGGTGTCGTGGAAGAGACCGGGAAATGGGTGGCTTCATTGGACGCCAGCCCCTATATCATCCTGACGCTCGTGGACGCGGTCGTTCTGATCGCCGGCATGTTCATCGACGTCATCCCCGCCGCTCTGGTGCTGGGTCCGGTGCTTTCACCCGCCATGACCCAGCTCGGCGTCGATCCGATCCATTTTGCAATGGTCATGATGGTCGGGTTGAATATCGGCAACACCACGCCTCCCATGGGAATGAGCCTGATGACCGCCTCGCGCATCGCCCGCATCCCCTATGAATCCTGTATGAAGGACGCCGGCTGGTTCATCTGCGCGGAGATAGGCATCCTGCTGCTCGTGACCTATCTCCCGGTTTTTTCCCTGTGGTTGCCACAGCTACTGGGCTACACGAACTAG
- a CDS encoding Response regulator receiver domain protein: MAKKGSEKGATLSRLEGKKVLIVDDEPDVLESLEELLPMCSITAASTFDEASELLNTRHYDLAVLDIMGVDGFNLLQIARSRGVPAVMLTAHALSPENTLKSLHEGAASYVPKEKLNDIQLFLEDVLEARERGRSPWWRWLERLGSYYERKFGEEWKKEHKDFIEKHISY, encoded by the coding sequence ATGGCTAAAAAGGGATCTGAGAAAGGCGCCACGCTGTCTCGGCTGGAAGGGAAGAAGGTCCTTATCGTAGATGATGAACCGGATGTGCTCGAAAGCCTCGAGGAACTGCTTCCCATGTGTTCCATCACGGCGGCCTCCACTTTCGATGAAGCGTCGGAGCTGCTCAATACCAGGCATTACGACCTCGCGGTCCTGGACATCATGGGCGTGGATGGCTTCAATCTGCTTCAGATCGCCCGAAGCAGAGGGGTGCCGGCGGTGATGCTCACGGCGCACGCCTTGTCTCCTGAAAACACCCTGAAGTCTTTGCATGAGGGGGCGGCTTCCTACGTCCCCAAGGAAAAACTGAACGACATCCAATTGTTTTTGGAGGACGTCCTTGAGGCCCGGGAAAGGGGCCGGAGCCCTTGGTGGCGCTGGCTCGAGAGACTGGGTTCCTATTACGAGAGAAAGTTCGGAGAGGAGTGGAAAAAGGAGCACAAGGATTTCATCGAGAAACACATCTCTTATTGA